A portion of the Simkania negevensis Z genome contains these proteins:
- a CDS encoding deubiquitinase and deneddylase ChlaDub2, producing MKTAFWDCAERPNQPIFNFFEESLYFDGLSNLLGYRRVEKLSTILDPWIRYKRIALTIIKILIYYSFPILIPFSLTSKAICRYSLSSVESIQPKTQVKAIEPKGEKDRFLIDERNWLNNQHLGLYSLFLQEKYGPEVFFPFGGWTYVFPGLTDRFFKEDSYHILDVRAKRIKSFLDYKSITYPLFIGGNHWGLLFIDREKRTVEYYDSKINYGNYEEGLQGIKDVAAKFTKYDPGEKPYTYLEKIKKKLQPDGYQCGPWALYFLEHRLENPEVDFNQLDLNEAQNMIAKYRFAVRDKLLELQKNGNTLYC from the coding sequence ATGAAGACTGCATTTTGGGATTGCGCAGAGCGTCCAAATCAACCCATTTTCAATTTTTTTGAGGAAAGTTTGTATTTTGATGGTCTATCCAACTTGCTTGGATACCGTCGTGTTGAGAAGCTTTCTACTATTCTCGACCCATGGATAAGATACAAACGTATTGCTTTAACAATCATTAAAATTTTGATTTACTACTCGTTTCCAATTTTGATCCCATTTTCGCTCACAAGTAAAGCTATTTGTCGCTATTCACTATCTTCTGTTGAAAGTATTCAGCCCAAAACTCAGGTTAAAGCAATTGAACCTAAAGGAGAAAAAGACAGATTCCTCATAGATGAAAGAAACTGGCTCAATAATCAACATCTCGGCCTTTACTCTTTATTTCTTCAAGAAAAATACGGTCCCGAAGTTTTTTTTCCATTTGGTGGATGGACTTATGTGTTTCCTGGATTGACAGATCGTTTTTTTAAAGAAGATAGTTATCATATTTTAGATGTTAGAGCAAAAAGGATAAAAAGCTTCTTGGATTATAAGTCGATTACCTATCCTCTTTTCATCGGGGGAAATCATTGGGGACTACTATTTATCGACAGGGAGAAGCGAACCGTTGAATATTATGACAGTAAAATCAATTATGGAAATTATGAAGAAGGACTCCAAGGGATCAAAGATGTTGCTGCCAAATTTACTAAGTATGATCCTGGAGAAAAGCCATATACCTATTTAGAAAAAATAAAAAAGAAACTTCAACCCGACGGATATCAATGTGGCCCGTGGGCTCTTTACTTCCTTGAGCATCGCCTCGAAAATCCTGAGGTCGATTTCAACCAATTAGATCTCAACGAAGCACAAAATATGATTGCTAAATACCGCTTTGCAGTTCGAGATAAGTTGCTTGAATTACAAAAAAATGGAAATACTTTGTATTGTTAA
- a CDS encoding flagellar biosynthetic protein FliO, with amino-acid sequence MDLMKWYQCFLFLFLLWAPLQAAEEPLHTQQQTTIADQNDTSKNSTKQAPKIEKPVDHDDKAAPTKETEGHPEDSDIQKATESVETAFIKTIVVLVGLLVLVVLTVWMFKKISHGRLRSFNYMKSIKILEKRPLSPKSMLYLVEVGGKQVLLAESQLHVKNVATLDWLGTDKDL; translated from the coding sequence ATGGACCTTATGAAGTGGTATCAATGTTTTCTTTTTCTCTTTCTTCTTTGGGCACCCCTGCAAGCTGCAGAGGAACCTTTGCATACTCAGCAGCAAACCACCATTGCCGATCAGAATGATACCTCTAAAAACTCGACTAAGCAAGCTCCCAAAATAGAAAAACCTGTTGACCATGATGACAAAGCTGCTCCGACAAAGGAAACAGAAGGTCATCCTGAGGATAGCGATATCCAGAAAGCAACTGAATCTGTTGAGACAGCCTTCATTAAAACGATCGTCGTCTTAGTAGGATTACTCGTTTTGGTGGTCTTAACTGTTTGGATGTTCAAAAAGATTTCTCACGGACGGCTCCGCTCGTTCAATTACATGAAATCGATTAAAATTCTCGAAAAGCGGCCTTTAAGTCCCAAGTCAATGCTTTACCTCGTTGAGGTAGGTGGGAAACAGGTCCTTCTAGCAGAATCTCAATTGCACGTCAAAAACGTGGCAACACTTGATTGGTTAGGCACTGACAAAGACCTTTAA
- a CDS encoding NfeD family protein, giving the protein MILFDRFKHFFLAFLLICGALVAREDVLVVKGYLGHEEMNPLLKEVEKLKDTVGGKIIIQLSSSSGDFQEVFSFAQNLFELRNNNDKLIVVYIQGRAVGPAAIIPFVADELLVTPYVAWGDIPYGVHHEMDWDRARSMVKGLINQSLERAPVLGQLADAMIDPHYQFIYEKGKPIIEREGAKNFEPLILNLKGMQSLGLVSLVITDQEFEANYFPDKSSKDIAHLYKGIVADYVTPAELQIRMKKHIQYSETEENLIGYLQLSTDHPIRQSTYLYFKFALEEFKKRKVRFVLLDVDTPGGEVLSSLKIVDLLQKMDLEYGIPIIAYIDDWAVSAGAMIAYACRFIFVNPSSLMGAAEPVLAKEGSMETAPEKVNSALRAEFSNLASFYGRNELLAQGMVDKDMILVIRNHQIVKLDSETEIRSGGSNPDILISGRGKLLTLNAKQLIDLGVADYKVDHFETYSEKLEEQAQTWPAKKMPIFQQPYLKEIPHAVMISYQDWRITFFTVLSHPVIMSLLFIGLVIGFYIEINTPGFGVPGSIGLACLALILLASFSVEAIHWIELIILGVGLILLMVELFVIPGFGVVGILGIILTIIGLFALMLPGIDKLNFFHWDSFQLIGAVFLERLAWLSAALIFSIVLIILLARFYSHRFFRFSKFVLHGEQEGFVAGIPRELMPEEGELGETVTPLRPSGKVHIGEQLYDAMAQTGYLEKNAAIEVVRVEGSRLIVRPVELKGKK; this is encoded by the coding sequence TTGATTTTATTCGACAGGTTTAAACACTTTTTCCTTGCCTTCCTTTTGATTTGTGGAGCTCTTGTAGCGCGAGAAGATGTTCTCGTTGTCAAGGGATATCTCGGTCATGAAGAGATGAACCCTCTTTTAAAAGAGGTTGAAAAGCTCAAAGATACTGTTGGTGGAAAAATCATCATTCAACTCTCCTCTTCTTCTGGTGATTTCCAAGAAGTTTTTAGTTTTGCGCAAAACCTATTTGAGCTGCGAAATAATAATGACAAACTCATTGTTGTTTACATCCAAGGACGTGCAGTTGGCCCAGCCGCTATCATTCCGTTTGTGGCAGATGAACTTCTTGTGACTCCGTATGTTGCATGGGGTGATATTCCTTATGGAGTTCATCACGAAATGGATTGGGATCGAGCCCGAAGCATGGTAAAGGGACTGATCAATCAAAGCTTAGAGCGGGCCCCTGTTTTGGGGCAATTAGCCGATGCGATGATCGACCCCCATTATCAGTTCATTTATGAGAAGGGGAAACCGATTATTGAAAGAGAAGGGGCTAAGAATTTTGAGCCGCTGATATTAAATTTAAAAGGTATGCAATCGCTAGGCTTAGTGAGCCTTGTGATCACTGACCAAGAATTTGAAGCCAATTACTTTCCCGACAAAAGCTCAAAGGATATAGCCCATCTTTATAAGGGAATTGTAGCTGATTATGTCACACCTGCAGAGCTGCAAATCAGAATGAAAAAACACATTCAATATAGTGAAACAGAAGAAAACCTCATTGGTTATTTGCAACTTTCTACTGACCATCCTATTCGTCAATCAACTTACCTCTATTTCAAGTTTGCTCTCGAAGAATTTAAAAAACGGAAAGTCCGGTTTGTTTTACTAGATGTTGACACGCCAGGCGGAGAAGTCCTTTCCTCATTAAAAATTGTCGATCTCCTTCAAAAAATGGATTTGGAATATGGCATTCCTATCATTGCTTATATTGATGATTGGGCTGTGTCCGCTGGTGCTATGATCGCTTATGCCTGCCGCTTTATTTTTGTGAATCCAAGCTCATTAATGGGTGCTGCAGAACCAGTTTTGGCAAAAGAGGGGAGCATGGAGACAGCTCCTGAAAAAGTGAACTCTGCTTTGCGTGCTGAATTTTCAAATTTGGCAAGCTTTTATGGAAGAAACGAACTACTAGCTCAGGGGATGGTGGATAAGGATATGATTCTCGTCATCCGTAACCATCAGATTGTCAAATTAGATAGTGAAACGGAGATTCGTTCAGGAGGGTCAAACCCAGATATTCTCATTTCTGGAAGAGGAAAACTGCTCACTTTGAATGCCAAACAACTCATTGATCTAGGAGTTGCTGATTACAAAGTGGATCACTTTGAGACATATTCAGAAAAGCTGGAAGAGCAGGCGCAAACTTGGCCTGCAAAAAAAATGCCCATTTTTCAGCAGCCTTATCTGAAAGAGATTCCTCATGCCGTGATGATCAGCTATCAAGATTGGCGGATCACCTTTTTCACTGTTCTTTCACATCCAGTTATTATGTCGCTTCTCTTTATTGGCCTTGTGATTGGTTTTTATATTGAAATCAATACTCCTGGATTTGGCGTTCCTGGTTCGATTGGGCTGGCGTGCCTTGCCCTGATTCTCTTAGCGAGCTTCTCAGTAGAAGCCATCCATTGGATTGAGCTCATCATTTTAGGTGTCGGGCTCATTTTGCTGATGGTCGAACTTTTTGTGATTCCCGGTTTCGGAGTAGTTGGAATTCTGGGGATTATTTTGACGATTATCGGCCTTTTTGCTTTAATGTTACCGGGAATCGATAAGTTGAACTTTTTTCACTGGGATAGCTTTCAACTTATTGGAGCGGTATTTTTAGAGCGGTTAGCCTGGCTATCAGCAGCACTCATTTTCTCAATAGTCTTGATTATCTTGCTAGCCCGCTTTTACTCTCATCGCTTCTTTAGATTTTCCAAATTTGTGTTGCATGGAGAGCAGGAAGGATTCGTAGCAGGAATTCCCCGCGAACTCATGCCAGAAGAAGGTGAGCTTGGTGAGACGGTCACCCCATTGCGCCCCTCGGGAAAAGTGCACATAGGAGAACAACTCTATGATGCTATGGCGCAAACAGGGTACCTTGAGAAAAACGCGGCAATTGAAGTCGTCCGTGTCGAAGGGAGCCGTCTGATTGTGCGCCCTGTTGAGCTTAAAGGAAAAAAATAA
- the hemL gene encoding glutamate-1-semialdehyde 2,1-aminomutase encodes MGLVETTKSQEIFEKSLEVIAGGVNSPVRAFIGLGVDPLIAEKGEGDTIWDAEGKSYIDYCMSWGAMLLGHAPPSVVMKAKSRMEKGSSFGIATEIEEQLAREIVTLVPSIEKLRFVSSGTEATMTAVRVARGYTGRPYIVKFNGNYHGHADPFLIRAGSAVSQISHESSSQGVPNDIVKHTISLPYNDVEKVRELFCDPEYGSQIAAVIVEPIAANMGVVPATKEFLKVLREETDRMGTVLIFDEVISGFRVGLEGAQGQYGIFPDMTCLGKIIGGGFPAAAFGGKKEIMDTLAPTGGVFQAGTLSGNPVAMAAGLETLDLAQQEGFYELIADKTKLITEPLQMALKDRDLDACLQETVGMFTLFWGVRSVEKFEDLQELDHDRFKTFFRYLLNEGVYFSPSPYEACFVSAVHTEDHLIKTRDLIIDFIRQV; translated from the coding sequence ATGGGTCTCGTAGAAACAACAAAGAGCCAGGAAATATTTGAAAAGTCTTTGGAAGTTATCGCAGGAGGCGTGAACTCTCCTGTACGCGCCTTTATTGGCCTTGGAGTGGACCCTCTAATTGCTGAAAAAGGAGAAGGCGACACCATTTGGGATGCAGAAGGAAAGAGCTATATTGACTACTGTATGAGCTGGGGAGCGATGCTCCTAGGACATGCCCCTCCATCGGTTGTGATGAAAGCAAAGTCACGCATGGAGAAGGGAAGTTCTTTTGGGATTGCCACGGAAATTGAGGAACAGCTTGCTCGTGAAATCGTCACTCTTGTACCAAGTATTGAAAAACTCCGTTTTGTGTCTTCTGGGACAGAAGCGACAATGACCGCTGTGCGAGTGGCTCGCGGGTATACAGGTCGACCTTACATCGTCAAATTTAATGGGAATTATCATGGCCATGCCGATCCGTTTTTGATACGTGCGGGATCAGCTGTTAGCCAAATCAGTCATGAATCCTCTTCTCAAGGCGTTCCAAATGACATTGTGAAGCATACGATTTCACTCCCGTACAATGATGTAGAAAAGGTAAGAGAGCTCTTTTGCGATCCAGAATATGGCTCGCAAATTGCTGCAGTGATTGTAGAACCGATTGCAGCAAATATGGGGGTTGTCCCCGCGACAAAAGAATTTTTAAAGGTGCTGCGCGAAGAAACAGATCGGATGGGCACCGTTTTGATTTTTGATGAAGTCATCAGTGGTTTTCGAGTGGGACTTGAAGGAGCACAAGGGCAGTATGGCATTTTCCCTGATATGACTTGTTTGGGAAAAATCATTGGTGGAGGATTTCCAGCAGCGGCTTTTGGTGGCAAGAAAGAAATCATGGATACCTTAGCTCCTACAGGTGGCGTATTTCAAGCAGGAACCCTTTCTGGCAATCCGGTTGCAATGGCAGCAGGTCTTGAAACTCTAGATCTTGCGCAGCAAGAAGGGTTTTATGAACTCATTGCAGATAAGACAAAACTGATTACTGAACCTTTGCAAATGGCACTGAAAGATCGGGATTTAGATGCTTGTTTGCAAGAAACAGTTGGGATGTTCACCCTTTTTTGGGGAGTTCGATCTGTGGAGAAGTTTGAAGATTTACAAGAGCTCGATCACGACCGGTTTAAAACGTTTTTCCGGTATTTGTTAAATGAAGGAGTTTATTTTTCACCTTCTCCTTATGAAGCTTGCTTTGTTTCGGCAGTGCATACTGAAGACCACTTAATCAAAACGAGAGATTTGATCATTGATTTTATTCGACAGGTTTAA
- a CDS encoding NfeD family protein: MLIATGLGIIGLILIYFEFFVPGGILGVIGGLFLAAGLFLSIWEQTSLIYALFYVIGVIIFFVLTIRLALWKIKRTRNKSHFYLGDDQEGYVASSYEKELVEKTGEALTALRPSGHIKIEGKPYQAVSESGYIKKGSKIKIIGGEGARFIVKEEDL, encoded by the coding sequence ATGCTTATCGCCACTGGACTTGGGATTATCGGTCTCATTTTAATCTACTTCGAATTCTTTGTGCCCGGGGGAATCCTCGGTGTTATCGGAGGCCTATTTCTTGCCGCAGGTCTTTTTCTTAGCATTTGGGAACAAACCTCGCTCATTTATGCCCTCTTTTATGTGATCGGAGTGATTATCTTTTTCGTGTTGACCATACGACTTGCTCTATGGAAAATTAAACGGACGAGGAACAAAAGCCATTTTTATCTTGGAGACGATCAAGAAGGGTATGTTGCCTCTTCTTATGAAAAAGAACTTGTTGAGAAGACTGGAGAGGCATTAACAGCGCTTAGACCTTCTGGACATATCAAAATCGAAGGAAAACCTTATCAAGCTGTTTCGGAAAGCGGCTACATTAAGAAAGGATCAAAAATTAAAATCATCGGTGGCGAAGGGGCCCGATTTATTGTTAAGGAGGAAGACTTATGA
- a CDS encoding HAD hydrolase family protein, with protein MMKGTIALDIDGTITAKDHMIPDRVAAYFETLHRDGWKFILVTGRIFSFAMMTLTKLNFPFLLGVQNGADLLIMPERKRIRKNYLKLDVLKLLDELYATEQGDFIVYAGYDKGDFCYYRPTKHSPKMLTYLEKLTRFCAEPWQPVETFDLHQQSTFPLVKCFGTQAACEAIEEKLKSIQGIQTSVIKDPIDPSLYLVLVTHANANKGSAVKDFMEKFSLPRPLITGGDDNNDIPLLRVGDMRIAMDGAPDALQNLADIIAPPAEKGGIVEALQEAMS; from the coding sequence ATGATGAAAGGAACTATTGCATTAGATATTGATGGAACGATCACTGCTAAAGATCATATGATCCCTGATCGTGTTGCAGCATATTTTGAAACCCTCCATCGCGATGGATGGAAATTCATTTTGGTGACAGGACGGATCTTCTCTTTTGCGATGATGACACTGACCAAATTGAACTTTCCCTTTTTACTGGGAGTTCAAAACGGAGCTGATTTGCTCATCATGCCAGAGAGAAAGCGGATCAGGAAAAACTATCTCAAACTCGATGTTTTGAAATTGCTAGACGAACTTTATGCGACTGAACAAGGGGATTTTATCGTCTATGCTGGCTATGACAAAGGAGATTTTTGTTATTACCGTCCTACAAAGCACTCGCCTAAAATGCTCACTTATTTGGAGAAATTAACCCGTTTTTGCGCAGAGCCTTGGCAACCGGTTGAGACTTTTGATCTCCACCAGCAAAGTACGTTTCCTCTGGTCAAATGTTTTGGGACGCAAGCAGCATGTGAAGCAATTGAAGAAAAGTTAAAGTCTATCCAGGGGATTCAGACGAGTGTGATTAAAGATCCCATCGACCCCTCGCTCTACTTGGTTCTCGTGACCCATGCCAATGCTAACAAAGGGTCTGCAGTCAAAGATTTTATGGAGAAGTTTTCACTTCCACGTCCACTCATTACTGGAGGCGATGATAACAATGACATCCCACTTCTTCGGGTTGGGGATATGCGTATTGCGATGGATGGAGCACCTGATGCCTTGCAAAACCTAGCCGACATCATTGCTCCTCCAGCTGAAAAAGGGGGAATTGTCGAAGCTCTCCAAGAGGCAATGTCATGA
- a CDS encoding enoyl-[acyl-carrier-protein] reductase, with protein MLGMDLKGKKAFVAGIGDDQGYGWAIAKALAEAGAEIIVGTWAPIYKIFTTSWETGKFDESRQLSDGSLMTIAKVYPMDASFDTPDDVPEEIRENKRYKAYSGYTLSEVAAAVEKDFGQIDILVHSLANAPEVKKPLLETSRAGYLAAMSSSAYSFVSLVKFFGPFMPPGSSALNLTYLASERAVPGYGGGMSSAKAALESDTRTLAWEVGRKWGIRINAISAGALGSRAARAIGFIGKMIEYAHQNAPLSKELKAEEVGKTGCFLLSPLASAITGVTLYVDNGLHAMGVAVDSPSLKEDSKEEALQNA; from the coding sequence ATGCTAGGAATGGATCTGAAGGGAAAAAAGGCCTTTGTTGCAGGAATTGGAGATGATCAAGGTTACGGCTGGGCGATTGCAAAAGCCTTAGCTGAAGCGGGCGCTGAAATCATTGTCGGCACTTGGGCCCCCATTTATAAAATTTTTACTACTTCCTGGGAAACTGGTAAGTTTGATGAGTCACGTCAACTTTCTGACGGGTCTCTCATGACTATCGCAAAGGTTTACCCCATGGATGCCTCATTTGATACACCCGATGATGTGCCAGAAGAGATTCGGGAAAACAAACGGTACAAAGCCTATAGTGGCTACACACTCTCTGAAGTGGCTGCTGCAGTTGAAAAAGACTTTGGACAAATCGACATCCTCGTTCACTCTTTAGCAAATGCTCCAGAAGTGAAAAAGCCTCTCCTTGAAACTTCGCGCGCTGGGTATCTTGCTGCGATGAGCTCGTCTGCTTACTCGTTTGTCAGCCTAGTGAAATTCTTTGGTCCTTTCATGCCTCCTGGAAGCTCAGCTCTCAACCTAACTTATCTCGCGTCTGAGAGAGCAGTTCCTGGCTACGGCGGCGGCATGAGCTCAGCTAAGGCAGCTCTTGAAAGTGATACGCGCACCCTTGCATGGGAAGTCGGCCGCAAGTGGGGCATCAGAATCAATGCTATTTCAGCAGGCGCTTTAGGAAGCCGTGCGGCAAGAGCGATTGGATTCATTGGAAAAATGATCGAATACGCTCATCAAAATGCCCCTTTATCGAAAGAGCTAAAAGCAGAAGAAGTCGGCAAAACGGGATGTTTCCTCCTTTCACCTCTTGCGTCGGCCATTACTGGCGTTACCTTGTATGTTGACAATGGATTGCATGCGATGGGGGTGGCAGTAGATAGCCCTTCTCTTAAAGAAGATTCAAAAGAAGAAGCGCTACAAAATGCGTAA
- a CDS encoding SycD/LcrH family type III secretion system chaperone: MFTTEEKKLLQTALGEIGKRIKSDQPLNKDFSNEDLSVLYSLAYNLYLSGDYDQAKEIFHQLVLSKPLKQKYWLGLGACLQLEKEYEQALKAWGMASILDGYDPLPHFHAAECNFALNDYEQGWEALKASKKLLTSNHHQLSAKVAQLETYYKNEAEEGA; the protein is encoded by the coding sequence ATGTTTACAACTGAAGAAAAAAAGCTTTTACAAACAGCTTTAGGAGAAATTGGAAAGCGGATCAAAAGCGATCAACCGCTGAACAAAGATTTCTCCAATGAGGACTTAAGTGTCCTTTATTCTTTGGCATATAACTTATATCTGTCTGGAGATTACGACCAAGCTAAGGAAATCTTTCACCAGCTAGTCCTCTCCAAACCGCTTAAGCAAAAATACTGGCTTGGGCTCGGTGCTTGCCTCCAATTGGAAAAAGAGTACGAGCAAGCCTTAAAAGCGTGGGGTATGGCCTCTATCCTAGATGGATATGATCCCCTCCCCCACTTTCATGCTGCAGAATGCAACTTCGCTTTAAACGACTACGAACAAGGGTGGGAAGCCCTTAAAGCTTCAAAAAAGCTTCTCACATCTAACCATCATCAACTCAGTGCAAAGGTCGCGCAGCTTGAAACATATTATAAAAATGAAGCAGAAGAAGGAGCTTAA
- the floA gene encoding flotillin-like protein FloA (flotillin-like protein involved in membrane lipid rafts), which translates to MIGETGLSIGIYVLIFVFALIFLIFFFIIAKYVKLWFQAFVSGTPINLFNIVGMSLRKIPPQIIVNARINSYKAGLKGISVADLETHYLAGGRVLEVVRAMIAADKANIPLDWRQATAIDLAGRDILDAVRTSVNPKVIDCPTSDPSMYITAVAKDGVQLLCRARVTVRTNIKQLVGGATEETVIARVGEGIVNAIGASQTHADVLEAPQLITQLVLDKGLDAQTAFEILSIDIADISVGENIGAKLRADRAESDKRIAQAKAEERRAMAVAAEQENIAKVTNMRSLVVEAEAQIPKAIAAAFQSGNLGILDYYRMKNIQSDTRMRNSLAGDERDEEDGGQDDLKR; encoded by the coding sequence ATGATAGGTGAAACTGGTCTCTCAATTGGAATTTATGTGCTTATTTTTGTCTTTGCACTGATTTTTCTGATTTTCTTTTTCATCATTGCAAAGTATGTAAAGCTTTGGTTTCAGGCATTTGTTTCTGGAACACCCATTAATCTGTTCAATATCGTTGGAATGAGTTTGAGGAAAATTCCCCCTCAAATCATTGTCAATGCCCGCATCAACTCTTACAAAGCCGGACTGAAAGGTATTTCGGTTGCAGATCTTGAGACCCACTACCTAGCTGGAGGAAGGGTTCTTGAGGTTGTTCGCGCGATGATTGCGGCCGATAAGGCCAATATCCCTCTTGATTGGAGACAAGCGACAGCGATTGATTTAGCTGGACGTGATATTCTCGATGCCGTTCGTACTTCGGTCAATCCGAAGGTAATCGATTGTCCAACTTCTGACCCCTCAATGTACATCACGGCTGTTGCAAAAGATGGGGTGCAGCTTCTATGCCGCGCTCGTGTCACAGTCCGGACGAACATTAAGCAGCTTGTTGGAGGAGCCACCGAAGAGACGGTGATTGCTCGCGTTGGCGAGGGGATTGTCAATGCCATTGGAGCCTCACAAACACATGCTGATGTCTTGGAAGCTCCTCAATTGATCACCCAACTTGTCCTTGATAAAGGACTCGATGCTCAAACGGCCTTCGAAATCCTCTCCATTGACATTGCCGACATCAGTGTTGGAGAGAACATTGGGGCGAAATTGCGCGCTGATCGGGCAGAATCTGACAAACGGATTGCTCAAGCTAAAGCTGAAGAAAGACGGGCAATGGCTGTTGCTGCAGAGCAAGAAAACATCGCAAAAGTGACCAACATGCGCTCGCTCGTTGTTGAAGCCGAAGCGCAAATTCCTAAAGCGATTGCTGCGGCCTTCCAATCAGGGAATCTAGGTATTTTAGATTATTACCGCATGAAAAATATTCAATCAGATACCCGGATGCGCAACTCGCTAGCAGGGGATGAGCGAGACGAAGAAGATGGAGGGCAGGACGATCTCAAACGGTGA